The following coding sequences are from one Thamnophis elegans isolate rThaEle1 chromosome 5, rThaEle1.pri, whole genome shotgun sequence window:
- the LOC116509546 gene encoding 40S ribosomal protein S20-like translates to MAFKVTGKASVEQEVAIHRIRITLTGLNVNSLEKVCADLIRGAKEKNLKVKGPVRMPTKTLQITMRKTPCGEGSKTWDRFQMRLIDLHSPSEIVKQITSISIEPGVEVEVTIADA, encoded by the coding sequence ATGGCATTTAAAGTTACTGGAAAGGCCTCCGTGGAACAAGAAGTAGCAATTCATCGTATCAGAATTACTTTGACAGGTCTCAATGTGAACTCTCTTGAAAAGGTTTGTGCAGATCTCATCAGAGGTGctaaagaaaaaaatctaaaagtgAAAGGGCCTGTTCGCATGCCTACTAAGACCCTGCAAATCACTATGAGAAAAACACCATGTGGTGAAGGTTCCAAAACTTGGGATCGTTTCCAAATGCGCCTCATTGATTTACACAGTCCTTCAGAGATTGTCAAACAGATAACTTCTATCAGCATTGAGCCAGGGGTGGAAGTTGAAGTTACCATTGCTGATGCTTAA